The proteins below come from a single Methyloprofundus sedimenti genomic window:
- a CDS encoding malate dehydrogenase, whose amino-acid sequence MKTPIDIAVTGAAGQISYSLLFRLASGELFGLDQPIVLRLLEITPALHRLHGVQMELNDCAYPLLQKVILTDDAKVAFKDVDYAFLVGARPRGPGMKRKDLLECNAAIFAEQGKALNEVAHQHVKVLITGNPANTNALITQMNAPDLSPSCFSAMSMLDHNRAIFQLAKKCGVRSKEVKNIIVWGNHSETQYPDLTHATVKGLEALTLVDQTWIKDEFIPTVQNRGASVIEERGGLSSAASAANAAICQMRSWVFGTEVSSWSDWISMAVISDGSYGVEKGLFYSFPVKVSSAGELSIVQDLELDAFSKACIKESALELKEERKAIKHLL is encoded by the coding sequence ATGAAAACACCCATTGATATAGCGGTTACCGGAGCTGCAGGACAAATTAGTTATTCATTGCTATTTCGTTTGGCATCAGGCGAATTATTTGGCCTGGATCAACCCATTGTATTGAGACTACTAGAAATAACGCCCGCTTTACATCGTCTACACGGCGTACAGATGGAACTCAATGACTGCGCCTACCCTTTATTACAAAAAGTTATCCTGACAGATGATGCGAAAGTTGCATTCAAAGACGTGGATTATGCCTTTTTAGTTGGCGCGAGGCCTCGCGGGCCAGGAATGAAGCGCAAAGATTTACTGGAATGTAATGCCGCTATTTTCGCAGAGCAAGGCAAGGCACTGAATGAGGTTGCACATCAGCATGTAAAGGTGTTAATTACTGGAAACCCGGCCAATACCAATGCCTTGATTACCCAAATGAATGCTCCCGATTTAAGCCCAAGCTGCTTTTCTGCCATGAGTATGCTGGATCATAACCGGGCAATCTTTCAATTAGCTAAAAAGTGTGGTGTACGTTCTAAAGAAGTCAAAAATATTATTGTTTGGGGAAATCACTCCGAAACGCAATACCCCGACTTGACTCATGCAACTGTTAAAGGTCTGGAAGCTTTAACGTTAGTCGATCAAACCTGGATTAAAGATGAATTTATTCCCACAGTACAAAATCGTGGCGCCAGCGTTATTGAAGAACGCGGGGGCTTATCGAGTGCTGCCTCTGCCGCAAATGCAGCGATTTGCCAGATGCGCTCATGGGTTTTTGGTACCGAAGTCAGTAGCTGGAGTGACTGGATCAGCATGGCGGTCATCTCTGATGGCAGTTATGGCGTAGAAAAAGGCTTGTTTTATTCTTTCCCGGTCAAAGTTTCAAGCGCTGGCGAATTATCAATTGTACAAGACCTTGAATTAGATGCCTTTAGCAAAGCATGTATCAAAGAATCTGCATTGGAATTAAAAGAAGAGCGGAAAGCCATTAAACATTTATTGTAA
- a CDS encoding NADP-dependent methylenetetrahydromethanopterin/methylenetetrahydrofolate dehydrogenase, with the protein MKKLLFQFDTDNYPSVFDTVVAYDGGADHVIGHAKLTADNVRSLVEGAIFTRPPKEKKNTAIFVGGSDMAAGQALFNAVQSYFFSGFQVSVMLDSNGSNTTAAAAVAKLATSGTLIGKKAVILAGTGPVGQRAAVMLAYEGADVTIVSRNKLNAEQACLAMKQRFNVNLSAVGAADSDARGDAIKHANIVLATGAAGIELLNTEHWQNNTNLEMLADANATPPAGIGGTDMMDKGIERHGKIVWGAIGFGALKLALHRACIARLFEDNKQVLDAELIYKLAKEMA; encoded by the coding sequence ATGAAGAAGCTGCTTTTCCAATTTGATACCGATAATTACCCTTCTGTTTTTGACACTGTCGTTGCTTATGATGGCGGTGCTGATCATGTGATTGGCCATGCTAAACTGACTGCTGATAATGTCAGATCTTTGGTAGAGGGCGCTATCTTTACGCGTCCTCCTAAAGAGAAAAAAAATACCGCAATTTTTGTTGGTGGTAGTGATATGGCTGCAGGTCAGGCTTTATTTAATGCAGTACAATCCTATTTTTTTTCCGGCTTCCAGGTTTCTGTGATGCTGGACAGTAATGGCAGTAATACAACGGCTGCGGCCGCAGTAGCCAAATTAGCAACTAGTGGCACTTTAATAGGCAAAAAAGCGGTGATTCTTGCCGGTACAGGTCCGGTTGGTCAGCGCGCTGCGGTTATGCTGGCATATGAAGGCGCAGACGTGACTATCGTATCGCGTAATAAATTAAATGCTGAACAAGCTTGCCTTGCCATGAAGCAACGCTTTAATGTTAATTTAAGCGCTGTCGGAGCAGCTGATAGCGACGCTCGAGGTGACGCCATAAAGCATGCCAATATAGTCCTGGCAACCGGTGCGGCTGGTATTGAGCTATTAAATACAGAGCATTGGCAAAATAACACAAATCTTGAAATGCTGGCCGATGCTAATGCCACACCACCAGCAGGTATAGGTGGTACAGATATGATGGATAAAGGTATTGAGCGGCACGGGAAAATAGTCTGGGGAGCCATTGGCTTTGGTGCTTTAAAGCTTGCTTTGCATCGTGCTTGTATTGCCCGGTTGTTTGAGGATAATAAGCAGGTATTAGATGCAGAATTAATTTATAAATTAGCCAAAGAAATGGCTTGA
- a CDS encoding glycerate kinase type-2 family protein yields the protein MPKIDQLRLDAEQIFLSGISAADPYLAVKRCLHSDAQQLQISLDMNSSGNKRNGAWQKIHLIAFGKAACTMVKAAQEVIPAHLLAGPGIAVCNYENITAIDNIDVIGASHPLPDQAGFSGALRIAEIAQQAHAGELVLVLVSGGGSALIPYPAEGISLEQKIATTNLLLASGASINDVNCVRKHLSRLKGGGLAKMAAPADLHALILSDVLGDELSAIASGPTVADSTTFSDAIKVFTDKQLWDKVPVSVQNHLKQGEQGFIDETPKADAQLFKHTAYTLVGSNAISVHAIMHAAESLNYQLHLYSDQLTGEATKVAEDLVQYAQALLAQGINKPCAILAGGETTVTLHGTGLGGRNQEMALAFALAAEQQQFQADWVFLSGGTDGRDGPTDAAGGIVDSQTISRWHNAAIEAEQYLANNDSYHALQISKDLLITGATGTNVADLQILLIQPKS from the coding sequence ATGCCAAAAATTGATCAATTACGTCTCGATGCTGAGCAGATTTTTCTGTCAGGAATTAGTGCTGCAGATCCTTACCTGGCTGTAAAACGCTGTTTACATAGTGATGCGCAACAGCTGCAAATATCATTAGATATGAATAGTAGTGGTAATAAGCGCAATGGTGCATGGCAAAAAATTCATCTGATTGCTTTTGGCAAAGCCGCCTGTACTATGGTCAAAGCAGCACAAGAAGTGATTCCAGCACATTTATTAGCAGGGCCTGGCATAGCCGTTTGTAATTATGAAAATATAACAGCTATTGATAATATCGATGTGATTGGGGCGAGTCACCCATTGCCTGATCAGGCGGGATTCTCGGGAGCACTGCGCATAGCAGAAATTGCGCAACAAGCCCATGCTGGTGAGCTGGTTCTGGTTTTGGTTTCAGGGGGAGGTTCGGCATTGATCCCTTATCCTGCAGAGGGCATTAGTCTGGAGCAAAAAATAGCCACTACTAATTTGTTACTCGCTTCCGGTGCAAGTATTAATGATGTCAATTGCGTACGCAAGCATTTATCCCGCCTTAAAGGAGGAGGGCTTGCGAAAATGGCCGCTCCTGCAGATTTACATGCGCTTATTTTATCTGATGTGTTGGGTGATGAACTCAGTGCGATAGCCAGTGGACCCACTGTCGCCGATAGCACGACATTTAGTGATGCGATAAAAGTTTTTACTGATAAGCAGCTTTGGGATAAAGTGCCAGTTTCTGTACAAAATCACCTGAAGCAAGGCGAGCAAGGATTTATCGACGAAACACCGAAAGCTGATGCCCAACTATTTAAGCATACAGCTTATACACTGGTTGGCAGTAATGCTATTAGCGTGCATGCGATTATGCACGCAGCGGAAAGTTTAAATTATCAGCTGCATTTATACAGTGATCAATTGACCGGCGAAGCTACAAAAGTGGCTGAAGATCTGGTGCAATATGCACAGGCTTTGCTCGCGCAAGGCATTAATAAACCGTGCGCTATTTTAGCGGGTGGAGAAACGACCGTCACTTTGCACGGCACCGGCTTAGGTGGGCGCAATCAGGAAATGGCGCTGGCATTTGCACTGGCAGCTGAACAGCAGCAGTTTCAAGCAGACTGGGTTTTTTTAAGCGGTGGAACAGACGGCCGAGACGGTCCAACCGATGCTGCTGGCGGCATAGTAGATAGCCAGACAATTTCACGCTGGCATAATGCAGCCATTGAAGCAGAGCAATATTTAGCCAATAATGATTCTTATCATGCCTTACAGATATCCAAGGATTTGCTGATCACAGGCGCAACGGGTACTAATGTAGCCGACTTACAAATTTTGCTAATCCAACCAAAATCATAA